The following DNA comes from Pongo pygmaeus isolate AG05252 chromosome 9, NHGRI_mPonPyg2-v2.0_pri, whole genome shotgun sequence.
TACAAGATCCGGAGACATTTCCCCAGACTCCTCGGTCCCTCCCCACCAGCTCCAGAACTGGAGCACGTCAGGGCCACAGAGAACCTGGGGCTCAGGGAGGAACAGCATTTGTTCCCACAGGTGCTGGGCAGAGCAGGAGGGGTACAAGCAGGGGGTCACCTGggatgtctgttttttttttttttctagcaccAGAAATGTCAGCAGCCCAGGACACCCAGCCCCTTGGTCTTGGAGGGGACCACTGAACAGAGCTCGCCTCCCCTGAGCCCTACCACCAAAGTAGGTCAAGCTGCAAAGCCTGCCATCTTCTCCCCTCTCCCGGACTCATACCCAGAAGGCCAATCCCACATGCCAGCCACAGGAAGACCAGGCCCAGGCCTGGCTTTTGTCTGCTATCCCCCCATTGTCCGGTGCTTAGTAAACCCCCATGATATAAGGGTTGGGGGTTGGATTAGTGTATGGGGTAGCTGGGGAGATGGAGGGTGGGCTTTACCTCGGCTACTGCAGGCCTGTGTCTCTCTCTACCCTCTGCAGCTCATCGACAGGACCGAGTCCCTAAACCGCTCCATAGAGAAgaggtctgtctgtctgtctgtctgctttCTGGGCTCAGATCTTAGGTTTCCCCAAGAGGGGGTTGAAGGGAATCACAGGGTAGAGATCTGGAGACCGAGGGGAGCTCTGGGAGAGGCTTGGGCAGGTTGGGAGAAGCCTTGTGGGAGACATGGGGCCTGACACAACTTCTACCCTCCAGTAACAGTGTGAAGAAATCCCAGCCAGACTTGCCCATCTCCAAGATTGACCAGTGGCTGGAACAATACACCCAGGCCATCGAGGTATGACCTGGCTCCCCTCTGCCGTCAGGTCCCTCCTGCATCTTGGCGCCATTCCTTCATCCAACCAATGCCCTTCCATCCAATCAATGCCGCCTTATTCAACCAACAGCCTATCCAACCAATGCTTCTCCATCCAGTCAGTGCCCCTCTCCCCAATCAATGCCCCTCCATCTAATCAATGTCCTTCCATGTAGTCAATGCCCCTCCTTTCAATCAATGCTACTCCATCCAACCAATAATCTCCCATCCTATCAATGCTCCTGCATCCAATTAATGTTCCTTTATACAACCAATACTCCTGCCACCAATACTCCTCCAATTATTCAGTGTTCCTCCATTCAATCAATGCCCCCATCAGAACAATACTCCACCATCCAATCAATGCTCTTTCATCCTATCGATGCTCCTCTATCCAGCCAATATTCCTACAGTCAATCAATGCCCCTTTATCCAACCAGTACTCCTTAATCCAGTCAATACCCCTCCATCCAATCAATGTCCCTCCCATCCAATCAATGTCCCTCCCATCCAATCAATTCTCCTCCATCCATCGATGCTTCTCCATCTGACCAATACCCTCCATCCAACGAATACTCGTCTATCCAATGAATGGCTCACCATGTAACCAATGCCAGTCCCACATGCCAGCACCTCCATTCAATCAGTACCTCTCCATCCAATCATCCAATACTCCTCCATCCAGTCAATGTCCCTGCATCCAACCAATATTCCTTCATCCACCAACTCCCTTCAATCCAACCAGTACACCTTCATCCAATCAATACCCCTATTCATTCAGTGCTCCTCCATTCAATCAATTCCCCTCCAGCCAACCAAAACAACTTCATCCAATCAATGGCCCTCCATCCAATAATGCCTTGCACCCAATCAATGGCCTTCTATCCTATCAATTTCCCTCCATCCAACCAAAATAGTTTCACCCAATCAATGCCTCTGCTTCCAATCAATGCCCTTCTATTCAACCAATACTTCTTTATCCAATCAGGACATCTCCATCTAACCAGTATCCTTCCATGCAACCAACACTCTACTAAATCAGTGCCCCTCCATCCACCCAGTGCCCCTCCATCAAACCAATACTCCTCTGCTAAATCAGCGCCTCTCCATCCACCCAGTGCCCCTCCATCCACCCAGTACTCACCTATCCAACAAGCACTCCTCTATCTTACCAGTATTCCTCCATCCAATCAGTGCTCTTCTGTACAATTAATGCCCTCCATCCATACATTACTCCTTCACCCAATCAACGCCCTTCTATTCAATCAATACTTCTGATTTCAATTAATCCCCCTTCAAACAACCAATACTCCTCCATCCAATCAATGTTCCTCTATCCAACCAACATCCTTCTATCAAACCAATATTCCTCCATCCAATTAATGCCTCTCCATCCAACCAGTACTCCTCCATCCTATCAATGCTCCTGTATCCTATCAATATTCCTCCATCCAACCAATACTTCCCCATCCAATCaatattccttcattcattcactgctcCTCCATCCAGTCAATACCTTTCCATCCTACCAGCACCCCTCCATCCAACCAATACTCCTTTATCCAATCAACGTTGTTGCATGCAATCACTGCCCCTTCATTGAACCAATATGGCTCTATCCAACCAATACTACTCCATTCAATCAGTGCTCCTCCATCTAACAAATACTCCCTCATATAATCAGTACCCCTCCATCCAATCAATATTCCTTCATCTATCAACACCTTTCTATACAACCAATACTCCTCCATCTAATCAATGCTCCTCCATCCAACCAATACTCTGCAATTTAACCACTGTCCCTCCATCCATTCAGTGTCCCTCCATCCATCCCAAGGTCCCCCAGCCCTACCCCATGAGCAGCACGGAGGCAGACCCACATCTGTCCTGTGTACCATCATCTCCCTGATGCTCTTCAGGACAGGGAGGTGTCTCACAATTGCATCAAATGGAGGAAGGCACATCTTTCCGGTGATCCCCACTCTAGGGCTGCATTGGGAAAGCGCTCCCAGGGAAAATGCAAACACAAAGCAGAGGGTTGCCCAGTGTGACCCTCCGATGTGATCATGGTGGCTGGCCACTAAGGTCATCCTGATGCTTTTCCTCCTCTGCAGACCGCTGGCCGGACCCCCAAGCTAGCCCGCCAGGCCTCCATAGAGCTGCCCAGCATGGCCGTGGCCAGTACCAAGAGTCGGTGGGAGACGGGTGAGGTACAGGCTCAGTCTGCGGCCAAGACTCCGTCCTGCAAGGTAAGGTCCCCTCCAGGGGCAAGGCTGGGCTGCAGAGCCAGCGCCTGGGAGTTTAGCAGCAGGCCAGGTTTCCTTGTTAAGACAAGCGTGGGACTGTCCAGGATGAATGTGGGCAGACAGAACCCTGAGGTATTGCAGTAGGGTTGGGTTCACCCTTGCTGGTGTAGAAGGCTGTGTTGTCCGAGTGAAGGTGGATGGCACCTTTATTCCTTTCCCTGCCTCTTCCACTGGGATCGCACAGAAAAAGTTTAGGTAGGCAGATCACAGGCGCCCTGGCCAGGTAAGGCAAGGCAGGAGAGAAGGGCCCAGGGCTTCTACTCCCCGAGATCCAGGGGTCTGCACTTGTGACATACCCTTCTGCTGCACCCAGGATATTGTGGCTGGAGACATGAGCAAGAAAAGCCTCTGGGAGCAGAAGGGAGGCTCCAAGACCTCATCAACAATTAAGGTAGAGCCTAAATGTGGTTGGTGCAGGCAGGGTGGGTGCAGCAGGGGAGGGCAAAGAGGCACTGTCCTCTGTGCATCTGGGAGGGCTTCCCAGAGGCGGAGGCAGCATCATCTCCTTTCTGCTGCTCTCACCTTCACTCTTGGTCTCCTTTCCCAACAGAGCACCCCATCTGGGAAGAGGTATAAGTTTGTGGCCACCGGGCATGGGAAGTATGAGAAGGTGCTTGTGGAAGGGGGCCCAGCTCCCTAGGCCTCCCATCTCGGTGAGTCCCCGGCAACCCACAGAACGGGATGAGGTGCACACATGTGCACTGTGCTGGGAACTTGGCAGCCTGGAGGGTGCCTGGAGCCCTGTTGCAGGCTACAAGGGTAGACTCCGAGTTGGCCAGAACCCAGACCAGCTCAGTCTCCCAGTCCTGCGCAGATGCTGCCTCCCTCACCTCACACCAGATTCAAACTCTCTGCTCATTTCACTAGAGTCAGCCCGGCTCAGCCACTGCTCCACTAGGGAAGCTCAAGGCTTCCATCTGGGACTCCCCCAAAAGCCCCAGCAGGGCTCGTGAGGGAAGTGAGGGGCAGCCTGGCCACCACAGGGCTAGCATTGAAGGAAGCAGGTGGCATGGAGCCCAGGTTCCCTGACCATCTGTATGCTGGGGGTCCATAGAGGGGCAGGAACTTAGGTCCTACTCCCCGTCCCAGCCGAGAGCGATTCAGAGGTCCTGATGCCCTCCCCATCCCATGTTGCTGACAGAGCAGTGCCACTCCTGCCATGGTTAGACACACATTTATTAGTGACCTGGGCCCCAGGCTTCATTTCCAGCACCCATCACACCCCAGGGTGGGGCAGCCGTCCTCCTACCATCTTTCCCTGCTAAACCCTGACTCAAGCAGCTGTGGCAGAGGCTTTTTCTGGTACCTCTGTGTCCCTCTCCTGTGGTTGGCCACCCCCACCAGAGCCTGGCTGACTGCTGACTGGGCCCCTCCACTCTCCCCACCAGGGCCACAGCCCCTTCTCGGTCCTGCTTGGCCAAGCTGTTCCCACAGGGTTGCGACTGAGGGCTCCCTCCTCATCCAGCTGTCAAAGCCTGGGCATGGCCAGTGCTGAGACCCTCCCTGTCCCACCAGCGAATCCCTCGAGTTCTGCCCCCTCGGGCTGTCAGCCCAGGTaggggaagcagaggtgggccGAGAGAGAGGTCACACTGGGCCCTCCTCCACCGCTGATgagcccctccctgcctgcccctgAGCACTTGTATTGGTGCCAAGTCCCACGCTGGCTGAGGGCTCCCCCCTGCACCCTAGTCCCAGGATCTGGCTCTGCCATCAGGAAACACAGGCAGCAAAACTGCTGACTGCTCCTGACGCCGATGGCCAAGCCAGCCTGACCGCACCCATGCCTCAGCAAGCAGAGATCTGCCCCCAAACCTTTGACAGCAAAAGGTGACAGCAAAAGGGAGGAACAATGCGAGGCCCAGGCCCCTGAAGAGCCTGGGCTAGGTCAATAGGTGCAGTCCTCTGCCATCTTACCTAAAGTTTTCATCCCAAGGCCCCCATCCTACATCCCGACACAGACCCCTTCTCTGTTCCCCTCACACCACTGCAGCCCGGGGGCTCCAGCTCGTCCTCTCTGCCGCGCCCACCTGACCACCCTCCTGATCATGCAGGCTTCCTTCAGCACCCCATGTGCCCTTCCCAGGCTGCCCTGCACCCCATGCCCCTTGGGCCCTGGTGCATCTTCATGCAGCAACTATGGGCCCCCAGCTAGAGCCTCAGCCCCTTCTTCTGTCCATCCCATAGTCCTGGGCCCTGGAGGCCGTTTTGGCCACTTCACTGGAGCCTCCAGCCAGTCGCTGTGCGGTTGAAGTTCTTGGGCTGGGGGCTCAGCTCCAGGATGGAGCGGACTGTGGGAGGGGGCCGGGTGGCCTCCTGCAGCTTCCGGGCATTGAAGCGAGGCCGGTACAGGAAGGGCAGGCGGCTGAGGCTGGCTGGGGTGTGCTCCCCACCGCTAGGCCCTGCCAGGCGCCCTCGGGTCTCCGCCACTGACATGCGGTACAGCACGGCATCCCACATCGTGGAGGCCCGGGAGGCGGGGGCCCGGGTTGCGGTGGGGACGGGCACCTCCTGCTCTGTGGGGGCAGGCACCTCCTGCTTTGTGGGGGCGGGCACCTCTGGCTCCAGGCTCTGCCGTGGCCCTGGGTGCGGAGGCTCCGGGGCCTCCTCCAGCAGCTGCTTCTTGAGCCACGTCCAGCCACTGAGCCGGGGCTTGGGCGCAACTTTGGGGACAGGGCATGGGTGAGGGCCTGATGGTGGGGTAGGGGATGAGGCCCAGGCAGGGCTGGACACTCGCTCAGCCTCAGCAGCAGGGCCAGCCATCGGGGGCTCCTCCAGGTGCTCTCCGCCAGGGCCCACGGGGGCCAGGCTGTGCAGTGAGGACTCCAGCGAGCGGCAGGTCGGGGCTATGGGCACCACAACCCTGGCACTAGCCTCTCTGGGCACCGAGGCCTGGAAGCCAGGTGGCGGCCGTGGTACAGGGGGCTCCTCAGGCCAGGGACTGGCAGCCTGGGCTGCGGTGGGCAGCGGGCGGATGTGAGCCACTGGGACCAGGGGCTGGGCCCTGGGGGGACTTGGGGTGGCATCTCCATCCTGGCTGTTGGATCCCCCTTCTGGGGCTGTCCTGGGGGGCTCAGGTGTCCCATTGTGTGGGGATGGTGCCAGCTGGATGTGCACCTGGGTGATGTGGgtgcccccacccccagagaCAGGGACGAAGCCACTTGGGGGCCGGGCAGGTTCTGGGGCCGAGGCTACAACCTGGGGCCCCGTGGCCCTGAATTGAGCAGCTAGAATCCTGCGCTGGGTGAGGCCGATGGAGAACGTGGACTTCTGCAGGGGTGATGCCACGTGATGGATGATGGGGGTGTGCGGGGAGCGGGGTAGGGCAGCCACCGTGCGGGGAGCCTCGGCGGGGCGCGGGGCTTCAGGAAGGTGTGGGGCTTCAGCGGGGTGCAGGCCCTCAGCAGCTTGTGGGGCTGTGACCTCCTGGTCATGGCTGGCCTCACTCACGGGGGACAGGGAGGTGCGGAAGGCCCCGGGTGGAGCGAGGTGTGTGCCTCCCATCATCTTCTTCCGGGCTGCTTTCCTCAGGAGCTTCTGCAAACGCAGGTTGTCCTTCCCTGGCTTGGGCAGCAGGGGCGGTGGGGGTCCAGGGGTTCCCTGGAGGCTTGGGCCACACAACTCGGGTGCCATCGATGCAGCCGATATGAGCATGACTGTCCTAGGGTGGGAGGGACAGTGGTCAGGCCAGCCCTCCTCCCTCCTGAGGTGGGAGGCCTGTGTCTCCCGTGGTCCAGGGAGGACCTGGGGCCAGGGGTGTGGAGGCCTGAGTATTCTGCTTCCTGAGCACCCAGAACCTGCCAGGGGCATCCTGAGCTCGACTGTGCCTTGGGGACTTTGGGGTGGCCCCACCATCACCCTAGTGTAGAAATGAGGCCACAGAGGCCGAGTCCCTCCGAGGACGGGGCTGGAACCTGCCTCCAGGGCTCTGTCCTCCATGCCACCCCAGCACAAAGCAGGCCCCAAGTGCACAGCCTGGGTCAGGCTGCAACACCGtgtgggctggggtgggagatgcGGGTGAGCCCCAAGTGACAGGCATGCCCCTGGCCAGCTGCTGGCCGGGCCCAGGGCTGGAAGAGCGGCTGCCCACAGACACGTGAGGGGCGCCCTGTTGTCGCCGGCCCAACCACAGGCGCGTCCGCTGCGAGCCAGCGGTGAGGGGTGGCGGCCAAGAGGCTTGGGAAAGCTGAGGCTGCATCATCAGAGGTAGATCGGCCGGAAGGTGGGAGCAGTTTTCGCTGAGCTATGCTAAATGGGATATTCCCGCAGACCTCCTGTCTGGGGTGGTCCGGCCAAGCCGCCCACCCTGGTTTCTGGGCACCACGTGTTTGCAAGGacattgacaaatggcatctgtCCGAGCCAGAGGCTGTCTGGTTTGGGGAAGGAGGGAGTCCTGGGGGCTGCCGCTGGTGGGGGCTGGCTCTGCCAAGGCAAGAACAGAGCTGCTGGAGGAGTGGGGGTGGAAGGAGCCTGCTTAGGACTTGCTCTCAGCTACCGGCCTCCTCTAGATGACGGACTGCAGGAACCACGAGAACCCCAGTTCTAGCCCCCGGGGTGGTCAGGCTGCTTGGCAGGCAGGCCGCCTTCCCTCCACCTGGAGTCAGGTCTCCAGCCAGAGGTCTTGACCCAGGGCACAAGTGCTCACACTGGGAAGCAGGCCTCTGAGGCAGGACATCTTCTCCTGTGGTGGAGTGCGGGtgtgggcagggcagggaggccaGCAGAGAGAGGCTCAGGGAGCGGGCTCTGTGGGCTTGCAAGACGCAGGTCTGTGGCCCCTCCCTGGACCCTAGCCTAATGCCCCCTGCACCCCATGCCTATGTTCCAGCTTCCTGGGTCTGCAGGTCCAGCCGGGTTGCACCCTCCATGTACCTAGGGGAGATTCCAGCCAGACACCCGCCCCCTGGCCCTGGCTAAGAAGTTGCTTCCCGTTGCCAGCATGACCTACCCTCGCCTCTTTGATGCCACCCACCGCCACCTCCTTTTGCTCTTGGACCCTTTAGCCTCTCTGCCCTTCCACTCTCAGACCAccgccccccacccaccccagctcTGCTTCTCATTACTTGGGGGAGGAAAGAAACTCCTGATCATTGGCCAAAGGGACTTACCCCTGGAGAGGCCAAGTGCCTTCTAGGAagttaggaggttgaggcacagcCTGTGCAGAGAGGGCGGGTCACCCCCCAGATCCAAGGGGAAACTGCAGGTCAAGGGCTGATAACGGCCATGCAGGATGCTTGATGCTGCGTCCCCCCCGCACTCTGCTTGCCGCCCCCCACCCCGCCATTTTGTATAATAAAGCTTCCTGTGTATTCTCATGTGCTGGCTGTCTTGTACTCACTAAGGGGGCAGGGCTGGCCAGGATGGAAAGGATGGGCCAGTGGCCAGCCTGTTCCCACACTGTGGGATACTGTGGCCTCTGGGTTCAGGCAGTCTGACCTGTCTCATGGCCTTTGCAGTATAAGACTCCAGGACATAAGCTCTCTGGTGGCCTAAGTCAGAGCACACACAATGGGTGGGGTCCGGgcttccttttccagaatgtctgtGATATCCCTACCCCAACCAGGACTAGCCCAATATAAACTTCTGTGCCCTGACTGCGCACCCACTGGGGCAAGATCCACCTCGGGGCCTCCCCCAACACCACCCAGGAGGTACTCAGTGAAGGTTtggaaaacagacaaatgggtggacgggtgggtggatggatggatgggtaggtgggtggatgaatggatagatgaatagatgaatggaatGACGAGTGGACGGataggtgggtgaatggatgggtaggtgggtgagtggatgaatGGCTGGGTGGgcgagtgggtggatggatagatgggtaggtgggtggatgaatggatagatgaacaggtgaatggatggatgagtggacagataggtgggtgaatggatgggtaggtgggtaaGTGGATGAATGGCTGGGTGGGCAAGTGGAGGGATGGGTGAGTGGACGAATAggggatggatgagtggatagagGGATGtatggatgagtgaatgagtaagcgggtgggtgggtggatggatggattgatggatggatgatggacgGACAAGCAGGtgaatggatgggtagg
Coding sequences within:
- the LSP1 gene encoding lymphocyte-specific protein 1 isoform X2; this translates as MAEASSDPGAEEREELLGPTAQWSVEDEEEAVHEQCQHERHRQLQAQDEDGGSHFPDRPEQEMLLSLKPSEAHELDEDEGFGDWSQRPEQRQQHEGAQGTSDSAEPRWCRNPEGEQEDRSSLQACEKEDSDDVHLEELSLSKEGPDTEDTVQDNLGAAGAEEEQEEHQKCQQPRTPSPLVLEGTTEQSSPPLSPTTKLIDRTESLNRSIEKSNSVKKSQPDLPISKIDQWLEQYTQAIETAGRTPKLARQASIELPSMAVASTKSRWETGEVQAQSAAKTPSCKDIVAGDMSKKSLWEQKGGSKTSSTIKSTPSGKRYKFVATGHGKYEKVLVEGGPAP
- the PRR33 gene encoding proline-rich protein 33, which produces MEDRALEAGSSPVLGGTRPLWPHFYTRVMVGPPQSPQGTVELRMPLAGSGCSGSRILRPPHPWPQVLPGPRETQASHLRREEGWPDHCPSHPRTVMLISAASMAPELCGPSLQGTPGPPPPLLPKPGKDNLRLQKLLRKAARKKMMGGTHLAPPGAFRTSLSPVSEASHDQEVTAPQAAEGLHPAEAPHLPEAPRPAEAPRTVAALPRSPHTPIIHHVASPLQKSTFSIGLTQRRILAAQFRATGPQVVASAPEPARPPSGFVPVSGGGGTHITQVHIQLAPSPHNGTPEPPRTAPEGGSNSQDGDATPSPPRAQPLVPVAHIRPLPTAAQAASPWPEEPPVPRPPPGFQASVPREASARVVVPIAPTCRSLESSLHSLAPVGPGGEHLEEPPMAGPAAEAERVSSPAWASSPTPPSGPHPCPVPKVAPKPRLSGWTWLKKQLLEEAPEPPHPGPRQSLEPEVPAPTKQEVPAPTEQEVPVPTATRAPASRASTMWDAVLYRMSVAETRGRLAGPSGGEHTPASLSRLPFLYRPRFNARKLQEATRPPPTVRSILELSPQPKNFNRTATGWRLQ
- the LSP1 gene encoding lymphocyte-specific protein 1 isoform X6, encoding MLLSLKPSEAHELDEDEGFGDWSQRPEQRQQHEGAQGTSDSAEPRWCRNPEGEQEDRSSLQACEKEDSDDVHLEELSLSKEGPDTEDTVQDNLGAAGAEEEQEEHQKCQQPRTPSPLVLEGTTEQSSPPLSPTTKLIDRTESLNRSIEKSNSVKKSQPDLPISKIDQWLEQYTQAIETAGRTPKLARQASIELPSMAVASTKSRWETGEVQAQSAAKTPSCKDIVAGDMSKKSLWEQKGGSKTSSTIKSTPSGKRYKFVATGHGKYEKVLVEGGPAP
- the LSP1 gene encoding lymphocyte-specific protein 1 isoform X3 produces the protein MKPLLAWRMGALRAASVGRAFRDVRPTAQWSVEDEEEAVHEQCQHERHRQLQAQDEDGGSHFPDRPEQEMLLSLKPSEAHELDEDEGFGDWSQRPEQRQQHEGAQGTSDSAEPRWCRNPEGEQEDRSSLQACEKEDSDDVHLEELSLSKEGPDTEDTVQDNLGAAGAEEEQEEHQKCQQPRTPSPLVLEGTTEQSSPPLSPTTKLIDRTESLNRSIEKSNSVKKSQPDLPISKIDQWLEQYTQAIETAGRTPKLARQASIELPSMAVASTKSRWETGEVQAQSAAKTPSCKDIVAGDMSKKSLWEQKGGSKTSSTIKSTPSGKRYKFVATGHGKYEKVLVEGGPAP
- the LSP1 gene encoding lymphocyte-specific protein 1 isoform X4, translated to MRGPTAQWSVEDEEEAVHEQCQHERHRQLQAQDEDGGSHFPDRPEQEMLLSLKPSEAHELDEDEGFGDWSQRPEQRQQHEGAQGTSDSAEPRWCRNPEGEQEDRSSLQACEKEDSDDVHLEELSLSKEGPDTEDTVQDNLGAAGAEEEQEEHQKCQQPRTPSPLVLEGTTEQSSPPLSPTTKLIDRTESLNRSIEKSNSVKKSQPDLPISKIDQWLEQYTQAIETAGRTPKLARQASIELPSMAVASTKSRWETGEVQAQSAAKTPSCKDIVAGDMSKKSLWEQKGGSKTSSTIKSTPSGKRYKFVATGHGKYEKVLVEGGPAP